A window of Rhipicephalus microplus isolate Deutch F79 chromosome X, USDA_Rmic, whole genome shotgun sequence genomic DNA:
ATACTATACTTTATGCTACCCGCATGAAACGCTCGCCAAATCCCTTCATCCTATAGACGCAGTACACACCACACATCACAATTTGTATTTTCTTCCTACACATTCTTTTATAATCCTGGTGCACGCAGGTCAAGCATATGGCTTGGCGGGGGCTATTTACGAGGCCAACAACTACCTGGACACGATACTAGGTGTGATACTTCCGCTGCAAGTGAACGAGGCCAAAATGACCACGATCCTGCTTCCAGGATTCACTGTGAACCACAGCGATGGCACGGGAGCGCTGAACTTGACTTTCGACAGCGGCATTCTCGTCGGCTTCGGCAAGTTCTGACTTTAGAAAGGATAACAGGCGCTTATTACACCTGTCTCCTCAAGTAACCCTTCTAGATTTGTGCGCAATACTAAGATACTGAATCctctagcagttttttttttttgcgcaatgtATTTTCACACGAAGGGTGTAAAGCACGGAGACACGATCTTCAGAATGCTATGCGGCGCGTGCTTTACAGGTTTTCAGGGGCCTAAACTGGGAACGCTTAATGTAGAGTACGTCCGTAACATGCATGCGATTCgatgatgacattgccttgatgaataACTAAGCAAACAATTGCAAATTATGATTACTAAATTGGACCAAAAAAGTAGGACGGTAGGTCTGAAAACTAatatgcagaaaactaaagtaatgctCAAAAGTCTCGGAGGAGAACAGCGCTTTTCGACCATGACTATCGAGGCGCTGAAAGTGGTAAAAGAACACGCATCCTTAGGACAAGTAGtgaccgtggagccgaaccatgaggcTGAAATAACGAGAAGAATGGGAATTACCCGCAGAGAATTTGGCAGGCAGTCACAAGTCGTGAATGGCAGCTTATTACTCTACCTCAAGAgaaaagtttacaacagcagcgTCTTACCGGTACTTGCCCACGGAGCAGAGGCGTGGAAGCTTACAATGAAGGTTAAatttaaattgaggatgacgcagtgagccatagaaagaaaaacaataggAGTATTATCCAGGGACAAAAAGAAAGCAGAATGGTTAAAGTAACAAACGGATGCCAAGGACATCTTAGTTCAACTTAAGAAGAAATGGGTTCGCACATGTCATCTAGCGTAGACGCAAGATAACTGCTACTCATTAAGATCAGCAGTGTGGAATACAAGGGAAGGCAAACGTGCACGTTAGAAAGAAAGTTTGCGCGGATGCGTAGACGCAGCATGCAAAGGACCGGATTAATTGGCGAAGCTTATGCGAGAGACCTTTGCCCTGCCacagcaggctgatgatgattatgatgatgtcaATTATATTGATGATTATATTTTAACGCTGTATTTTTGACTTCCTTATTCGCTTATTAGAGACAAGGTTAAAAGAAAAGTATTCAGCTCATTAATAACACGACTGGGTGTATTGAATGCTGATGTAACCACACCAACAGTAAATACCTGTTGCGAAAACAGCTCGAATGTCTGAGTAGTCACTGCCTCTAGCACGTAATTTAGTCACGGCGATTTATTGCGGGCCGGTCCCTGAATTTTCGTTGACTACCGGTTGTGATAAGCTATATGAGATCTTTTGTAGATATTTAGGAGAGATCATATTGTTTATTATATTCTTACGTACTTGTGTATTATCATCAGGAAAGCACTGGCAACGCCAAGGAGACTGCCAAGCTGCTCAATGGCGCAATGAGAATATCACCACAACTTGCCACGCAAAACTCGATGGTATGCTGCTCCTGCTTGATGGTACACTGGAGGACAGCAACTCCACCATCGTTGAGAACGTCACCCTTATACTTATTGTCCGGAACTCGTCAGCTCGGATCGCTCCAACTGAGAGAAAGAAAGGTATCCGCTGCACGCGATCTTCTTGCGCTGTGTGCTCCAGTATCATAGTGAACTATACATACAGTCTCTCAATTTTGCCTCCGAGGCAAAactaagtgtgtgtgtgtgtgtgtgtgtgtgcgtgtgcgtgtgcgtgtgcgtgtgtgtgcgtgtgcgtgtgcgtgtgcgtgtgcgtgtgcgtgtgcgtgtgcgtgtgcgtgtgcgtgtgtgtgtgtgtgtgtgtgtgtgtgtgtgtgtgtgtgtgtgtgtgtgtgtgtgtgtatgtgtgtgtgtttaagaATCAAATAAGCATGCAATGTCCTGTGCACTCAATATTCACTGTTGGGCAACATAACCTTACGGGTGTTATGCGACGGTGTCGTCTGTATTTTTCATTCTTTATCCCTATTGTAGCCTTGTAATTATTCATGCTGGCCGTTTATCATTTCAGCAATACGTTTGTTTTAGATTACGAACTCTAGTTGTAATCGCTACAGATGAGCTTGGAGACACAGATGAGATCAAATACTTGCATTAAATAATTTTCACCGACGTTAGTGAGCACTTCTTGCGTCATAATAAGCTGCCAGGGACTCGACAGCATTAAGAAAAACTATCTGCATGACTTAACATATTTCACTCTTCTTATATATAGTTTTAGCGCCATTTGTTGTCACTCTCACTCTCTaattgtagtgcctttgtttagTGAGTAGAATAACTGATCGACATTTTGTATTATTTTGGTGAACACAAGCAAAAGTATGTGCAAAAGTTCTACAATATGTGTGAAACTGAGCCTTTCAACATTTTAAAGAAGTGCGTGAAGGATTTTTGTGAGTAGAGAAGTGTGACTCGCGAAAAACGTTGATGACAACTGCACTTCATTGGTGGTTTATGTACTGTCAGGATACGCTGTTCATCTGGATCTGTCACTGGAACAACTGTCACTGGATGTTCTGACCATGGGGACGTTGACACCTCTGCCTGGAATACCTGaggccgtcttcaagaaagagcTCAACCTGGGGGCATCAGCCATACTAAGGCGCTTCATCGAGATGGAGGCTCGCCAGGGTGTGCTCAGGCACGCGTTCTCCCTCATTCATCTGCCCCTACCGCAACAATAAATGCGTAGATTGAAGCATTTCGTCTTGCACTGCAAAAACGCCAGTGCTAGTTGTCATTTCCGCGCTCATGGCGCGCCCATAGCGATTTCCGATAGTGGAGACACAGAAAGATGAAAACAGCGTGAAAGGCCTAAGGTCACACGAAAGAAACTATGGGGGTGGCATGAACTGCGAAATCTTGGGCAATAACAACACCCTCAGCCTGGAGGTACGAGTGCCATGGTTCAATGACTTAGTTGTTTATCTTATTAGGCCATCGTATGCTCTGTTGTGGCTAGCAATATAAATGAGCCTAAAAGGGATATTTATCCTAAGAAACAATATATCGTGAAAAGCAAAATAATATTAGATTCATCAACAGTCTTTTCAGAATACCATCCTTTTATGCAATGGCAGATTAAAGAGTAATTTTTTCAAAGGGCGTAAAGGCAGAACACAGGACCGTGAGAATACCAGTGGCATGGGCACTCTGATCAACATCTCTGAATAATTGCCAACAAAATTAGCAACTAAAGCCTATCAGTACACACGCCGCACGTTTTGGCCTGATGTCCTTGTGGCATACACCGCTGCTGTAGGAGGCATTGAATTGCTGCCGCCAGATATCTAACAGTACAGCACAAGCGTACTTCCGGCCAAATGCTCGGCACAGGGAAAGCCAAATGCTCGGCACAGGGCATTGACGTGGCAGGGCACGCAGACTGTGGACTATTTGAGGCTCGACCTGCGGCTCATACAATTTAGATCCCCATCTGCTTTtttaaaatgcgaatgcatttcttcgtcgggctatgtcaggcatccgacGTTGTACGcgtgccggcaggtgttatctctctgcTCTCACTGCCTCTccccatggcctccgagatggcgggcgcgcggcgTCTTTCTCTCCGGCCGTCTGAATAGCCGCACTCCACAACAATGCAGTATACTAGAGTCTAGAAGGAGAAGTGTGCCGTGCGCAGCGCGTTCCAGTGAAGGCGAGGGCGCCCCCACAGCGGTGAAGCAGGTTGAGGGTGCTAGGGGATGCTACGAGCCAGAGGAGTACGTGTGTCAACACATGCTATACTGTCAGTTTGGCTCTTAACGCATGACCAGTTCCTCATTGCCGGTATTTCTCGCATTGAATAACTCTGCTCCTCGCCAGATTGTGTTATACGTGAGTGAAAAaattacggttgtgtttgcgctTGTCtacttgaatgaaaaaaaaaatggctgggaGACGGCGCAACAAGCGAGACGGCTTTTGCTTTGTGCGAAATTGCAACAACGGCTACCACTCGTGTAAAGAGGCGTACTCCTTATTTCGTTTGCCGTTTGAAGTTGACCGCCGGGAGGAATGGTCGCGGTACACCAAGTCCTTGACAACAGCAGCGCTGTTCGTGAGGGACGCTTCAAAGCAAGGTTCATACAATGAACTTTCAAGACGACTATCGAGGGTAGGGTTATTGAGATCCCCAGACACTTGCCACTCTTATCAAAAGATGCCATTCCTACAATTTTCTCTGATGCTCCCAAGAGCCTTTAAAAATCGCTGCCGAAAAAACAGCCGGATCGCAACATTAGCGATCACATTCTCCCTAATCCGAAGCGAAGACGTGAGAACAACACTTTCTCAGAAGTTGAATCGAACGACGTTGATTAACGCAGTTCAGTCGATGATGTTCCTGAACAGGAATGCCAAAGAATGTCGAATGATGTTGGCCGAGACGATGCCGCTGATAAAGCTCGTGACCACGAATTTCAAGAGCCGTCTTTTTCAAAGCTCAGAATTCCAAATGAGTGGTCGGAAACTTTCCTGCCGCGTGTCGGGAACTCATTTCTTTTTGCCGAGTTGGAAGCGGACGCTGTTGAACCTAGCAAGGTAGCATTGAAAAAAAACTCATTCAGGTTAAGAAGCAAGCTGCTCAAAGTGCTGCAACCGCCGAAATtctcataaaataaaaaaaggcaccAAGAGAAACTCGTACCACGAGACGAG
This region includes:
- the LOC119187663 gene encoding uncharacterized protein LOC119187663; translation: MSMIMLACILVASVLGQAYGLAGAIYEANNYLDTILGVILPLQVNEAKMTTILLPGFTVNHSDGTGALNLTFDSGILVGFGKHWQRQGDCQAAQWRNENITTTCHAKLDGMLLLLDGTLEDSNSTIVENVTLILIVRNSSARIAPTERKKGYAVHLDLSLEQLSLDVLTMGTLTPLPGIPEAVFKKELNLGASAILRRFIEMEARQGVLRHAFSLIHLPLPQQ